A genomic segment from uncultured Erythrobacter sp. encodes:
- a CDS encoding zinc-dependent metalloprotease encodes MTRRVRLGALLLAWSLPLTTLSAQVGPQEVAAPAGETGLVAVRTEAAKGRILVTLPAPAQDGVSLRLLYSTALKTGLGSAPLGLDRGRIGNTQLLAFRRIGGKIAVQFENPRFRASAGDAAQQSAVASDFGISTVWLTDIAETLPDGRLVIDIAPFLALDTLGIAASLNQEADVLGVGPATAIAGQGFRLDDKLSLADPGSVRLFPDNLEVDAIQTFVSDKPGAEIENIVPEPRKVTLTVHHSFVRLPEPGFAPRRFDPRLGGFATQAVDFSAPLGAPVVSDLANRFRLEKLDPTAPRSRVKQPIIFYLDRNTPEPIRSALLEGIGWWSDAFDQAGFIDAFRVEMLPEGADPLDVRYNMVNWVDRATRGWAYGQQIVDPRTGEIVKGMVVLGSLRARQDIQIFQALVGAAELNTGGPNDPVKVALDRLAQLGAHEVGHTLGFAHNFAASTQDRASVMDYPPPRIGLADGKPDLSDAYAKGIGIWDTATVRWLYADAGERETAEAAARYRFVQDDNARAADTAQVWGGLWDDGADPTAELNRLMAVRAAALSRFGLDALNPGEPVANLRRRFVPLWLLHRYQLVAAAKAIGGVDFTYAVNGGGREAAAPVAPAQQRAALDAALATLRPEALRVPPALVPLLSAAQNGTTDRQYETEIFATAGGPVFDPLVAADAAAQLTVQTLLAPRRLARLVVQSQSDASVLGVGELLDRLTATVLASTSDDLGRRIAYRTLATMAQVARRQDATPEVAAAIYQKLIDVGAALAKRRASGAERAWALSLSRRLLDPVQRDQLAASLPRMVTVPPGDPIGEDDWMDLSSLLAPVE; translated from the coding sequence ATGACGCGACGCGTGCGCCTTGGAGCGCTTCTGCTGGCTTGGTCCCTACCGCTTACAACGCTGAGCGCGCAAGTTGGCCCGCAGGAGGTTGCCGCCCCTGCAGGTGAGACCGGGCTGGTCGCGGTGCGCACCGAAGCTGCCAAGGGCCGCATCCTCGTCACCCTGCCCGCGCCGGCGCAAGATGGCGTGTCGCTGCGCCTGCTCTACAGCACCGCGCTCAAGACCGGGCTTGGATCAGCGCCGCTGGGGCTGGATCGCGGGCGGATCGGCAATACGCAGCTCCTCGCCTTCCGCCGGATCGGCGGCAAGATTGCCGTGCAGTTTGAAAACCCGCGCTTCCGCGCCAGTGCGGGCGATGCAGCGCAGCAGAGCGCCGTCGCCAGCGATTTCGGGATCTCGACCGTCTGGCTGACCGACATTGCCGAGACGCTGCCAGATGGCCGCTTGGTGATCGACATCGCCCCGTTCCTCGCGCTCGACACGCTGGGCATTGCCGCCTCGCTCAATCAGGAAGCGGACGTGCTGGGCGTCGGCCCGGCGACCGCGATTGCCGGGCAAGGCTTCCGGTTGGACGACAAGCTGAGCTTGGCCGATCCGGGATCAGTGCGGCTGTTTCCCGACAATCTGGAGGTGGACGCGATCCAGACCTTCGTCTCCGACAAGCCGGGAGCCGAGATCGAGAACATCGTGCCCGAACCCCGGAAGGTGACGCTGACCGTCCACCACAGTTTCGTGCGCCTGCCCGAACCCGGCTTCGCGCCGCGCCGCTTCGATCCGCGGCTGGGCGGCTTTGCGACGCAGGCGGTGGACTTCTCCGCGCCACTGGGCGCGCCGGTGGTGTCTGATCTGGCCAACCGCTTCCGACTGGAAAAGCTCGATCCCACTGCGCCCCGTTCGCGGGTGAAGCAGCCGATCATCTTCTATCTCGACCGCAACACGCCCGAGCCGATCCGCTCGGCGCTGCTGGAGGGGATCGGCTGGTGGTCCGATGCGTTTGATCAGGCGGGCTTCATCGATGCCTTCCGGGTCGAAATGCTGCCCGAAGGAGCCGACCCGCTCGATGTGCGCTACAACATGGTCAACTGGGTTGACCGGGCAACGCGCGGCTGGGCTTACGGCCAGCAAATCGTCGATCCGCGCACCGGGGAGATCGTGAAGGGCATGGTCGTGCTCGGCTCCTTGCGGGCGCGGCAGGACATCCAGATCTTTCAGGCGCTGGTCGGTGCCGCCGAACTGAACACCGGCGGTCCGAATGATCCGGTCAAGGTCGCGCTCGACCGGCTGGCCCAGCTCGGCGCGCACGAGGTCGGCCATACGTTGGGCTTTGCACATAACTTTGCGGCCAGCACACAAGACCGCGCCTCGGTGATGGACTACCCCCCGCCGCGCATCGGCCTTGCAGACGGTAAGCCCGACCTATCGGACGCTTATGCCAAGGGTATCGGCATCTGGGACACGGCAACGGTGCGCTGGCTCTACGCTGACGCGGGCGAGCGCGAGACGGCCGAGGCGGCAGCACGCTACCGCTTTGTTCAGGACGACAACGCCCGCGCGGCTGATACCGCCCAGGTCTGGGGCGGCTTGTGGGATGACGGCGCGGACCCGACCGCTGAACTCAACCGGCTGATGGCGGTGCGCGCGGCAGCGCTGTCCCGCTTCGGGCTTGATGCCCTCAACCCCGGCGAACCGGTGGCGAACCTTCGTCGCCGGTTCGTACCCCTGTGGTTGCTGCATCGTTATCAACTGGTTGCGGCCGCCAAGGCGATTGGCGGGGTCGATTTCACCTATGCCGTCAACGGTGGCGGGCGCGAGGCGGCAGCGCCGGTGGCTCCGGCCCAGCAGCGCGCTGCGCTCGATGCGGCGCTGGCCACCCTGCGACCCGAGGCCTTGCGCGTCCCTCCCGCATTGGTTCCTCTGCTCTCGGCCGCGCAGAATGGGACGACCGACCGCCAGTACGAGACCGAGATCTTCGCGACCGCTGGCGGCCCGGTGTTCGACCCGCTGGTCGCTGCCGACGCCGCCGCCCAACTCACCGTGCAGACGCTGCTCGCCCCACGCAGACTGGCGCGGCTGGTCGTCCAGAGCCAGAGCGATGCTTCGGTGCTTGGCGTGGGCGAGCTGCTCGACCGACTGACCGCAACCGTGCTGGCCTCGACCAGCGACGATCTCGGCCGCCGTATCGCCTATCGCACGCTTGCGACCATGGCGCAGGTCGCACGCCGTCAGGACGCCACCCCCGAAGTCGCCGCCGCGATTTACCAAAAGCTCATCGATGTCGGCGCCGCGCTGGCCAAGCGCAGGGCGAGCGGGGCCGAACGCGCCTGGGCGCTGAGCCTGTCACGGCGCTTGCTCGATCCCGTGCAGCGCGATCAGCTGGCCGCCAGCCTGCCGCGCATGGTGACGGTGCCGCCGGGAGACCCGATTGGCGAGGATGACTGGATGGATCTGTCCAGCCTG